A genomic region of Pelodiscus sinensis isolate JC-2024 chromosome 1, ASM4963464v1, whole genome shotgun sequence contains the following coding sequences:
- the LOC112546761 gene encoding olfactory receptor 52D1-like, whose amino-acid sequence MANFNLTSSKPSALILMGIPGLEAAHIWIAIPFCACYTIGLLGNVMVLFIVGKEQSLHKPMYLLICFLALTDISMSTSVIPKTLCILWFNLKDITVGGCLTQMFFLHMVIVMQSAVLVTMAFDRYIAISNPLRYTTILSNARVVNLGLVCLIRAVLLVLPLPLLLSRLPFCANRIIPHTYCEHIAVAKVSCGDTTVNRMYGLVSAFAVTGLDLTLIALSYGLIIRAVLRISSKTAHQKALNTCTAHLCVILVSYTSCLFSFLTQRFGQSIPSQAHITFANIYVLVPPIFNPIIYGVKTKELRAKVGKYICRR is encoded by the coding sequence ATGGCTAACTTCAACCTAACCTCTTCTAAACCTTCTGCATTGATCCtaatgggcatccctggcctggaagcAGCCCACATCTGGATTgccatccccttctgtgcctgCTACACGATTGGCCTGTTGGGAAATGTCATGGTTCTCTTTATTGTAGGCAAAGAGCAGAGCCTGCACAAGCCAATGTACCTGTTGATCTGCTTCCTGGCGCTCACCGACATCAGCATGTCCACCTCGGTCATCCCGAAGACACTGTGTATATTGTGGTTCAATCTGAAAGACATTACTGTGGgtggctgcctcacccagatgtttttCCTTCATATGGTTATTGTGATGCAATCAGCCGTTCTTGTAACAATGGCTTTCGATCGCTACATTGCCATAAGTAACCCTTTGAGATACACTACCATCCTCAGCAATGCACGAGTAGTTAATCTGGGGCTAGTGTGTTTGATAAGAGCTGTTCTCCTGGTTTtacctctgcccctgctcctgagcaGGCTGCCGTTCTGTGCCAACCGCATCATCCCCCATACGTACTGCGAGCACATAGCTGTGGCAAAGGTGTCATGTGGGGACACCACAGTCAATCGGATGTATGGACTGGTGTCAGCATTTGCAGTCACGGGGTTAGACCTGACGCTTATTGCTCTGTCCTATGGACTGATCATCAGAGCTGTCCTCAGAATCTCCTCCAAGACAGCCCACCAGAAAGCCCTGAACACCTGCACAGCCCACCTTTGTGTCATCCTGGTGTCTTACacttcctgcctcttctccttCCTGACACAAAGATTTGGCCAGAGCATCCCTTCCCAAGCACATATCACTTTTGCCAACATCTATGTCCTCGTCCCTCCCATtttcaaccccatcatctatggggtcaAAACAAAAGAGCTTCGTGCCAAAGTGGGTAAATACATCTGCAGAAGGTGA